One genomic region from Rubidibacter lacunae KORDI 51-2 encodes:
- a CDS encoding DUF2288 domain-containing protein, whose translation MRDLWKALNETLEPTEWEAIAPHSRRDAVVVVSPSLDMVEVGIAIAEDNVTSVQHWIQIGAIHKPSSGQLTEWNAMPSRRFNALIVQPYVLIQELPTASG comes from the coding sequence ATGCGCGACCTGTGGAAAGCGTTGAACGAAACCCTGGAACCGACCGAGTGGGAAGCAATCGCGCCTCATTCGCGTCGAGATGCAGTAGTCGTGGTGTCGCCGAGCTTGGACATGGTGGAGGTTGGCATCGCGATCGCCGAAGATAACGTAACCTCTGTCCAGCATTGGATTCAAATTGGGGCAATTCACAAGCCGTCATCGGGGCAGCTGACAGAATGGAATGCGATGCCGTCGCGACGCTTCAACGCGCTCATCGTTCAGCCTTACGTCCTCATCCAGGAACTGCCGACCGCCTCGGGTTAG